CAATAAGCGTATTTGTCTCTGCCCCAGCAATATGAGTTGTAAAGTCATGTGCATAACGCATAGGACCAACTTCTTTCGGAGCAAACACGACCATCGTTTCACCAATTGATAAAACATCCATCATTTCAACACTCCTTTAAGTTAATAACCTTCTGCGTTGTATAATCGTGCTGACAATCCGCCATCAATGACTAAATGTTCACCAGTCATCATTTCAGAATCATCTGAAGCTAAATATTGTGCTAATTTTCCAATATCTTCTGGCTCATTAATTCTTGAAGTTGCATGTAAATCTAACACACCTTTTCTGACTTCTTCTTCGTTATCCATTGAGTCAAACCAATTTTTCAAGTGAGCTGTATTCGTAAAGCCAGGGCAAATTGCATTAACACGAATATTATATTTACCTAAGCTCAATGCCATACCTCTTGTCATGCCATTTACGCCACCTTTAGCCGCTGCATACATGTCAGTATCAGGCAAAGTTGCAATAGAATGATTTGAAGAGATGTTGATAATTGAACCGCCACCTTGCTTTTTCATTTCAGAAATAACATGTTTGGAACATAAGAAAGTCCCTCTTAAATCGATATTGATAATTGAATCCCAATCTTCTACTGTGGCTTCTTCAATAGACTTAAACACTGTAATACCAGCATTATTTACAAGTGTAT
This portion of the Mammaliicoccus vitulinus genome encodes:
- a CDS encoding SDR family NAD(P)-dependent oxidoreductase, producing MSNLNGQVAIVTGSGKGIGKGIAKQLSLKGAKVVVATIDAEFGKETVEEIKQSGGDAYFVETDVSKEESIINMVEETIKHYGQINTLVNNAGITVFKSIEEATVEDWDSIINIDLRGTFLCSKHVISEMKKQGGGSIINISSNHSIATLPDTDMYAAAKGGVNGMTRGMALSLGKYNIRVNAICPGFTNTAHLKNWFDSMDNEEEVRKGVLDLHATSRINEPEDIGKLAQYLASDDSEMMTGEHLVIDGGLSARLYNAEGY